The Longimicrobium sp. genome window below encodes:
- a CDS encoding DUF4126 domain-containing protein, producing MEALSAAALGLVLAACAGLRAFLPIFSASVAAWMSDMPLPPAMEWLDQPQTMVIFGVATLLEILGDKVPLVDHVLDSVQVVSKPVLAALAATPFLYQVSPEFAVGIGIVLGAPLALGVHGAKATARLGSTATTGGLGNPVLSVLEDVAAVGAIVIAFLAPLLALVLVAVLLFVLFRFARRIRRLTRRQPG from the coding sequence ATGGAAGCACTTTCCGCCGCCGCGCTGGGCCTGGTGCTGGCCGCCTGCGCGGGGCTGCGCGCCTTTCTGCCCATCTTCAGCGCCAGCGTGGCGGCCTGGATGTCGGACATGCCCCTGCCGCCGGCCATGGAGTGGCTGGACCAGCCGCAGACGATGGTGATCTTCGGCGTGGCGACGCTGCTGGAGATCCTGGGCGACAAGGTGCCGCTGGTGGACCACGTGCTGGACTCGGTGCAGGTGGTGAGCAAGCCCGTGCTGGCCGCGCTCGCCGCGACACCGTTTCTGTACCAGGTGTCGCCGGAGTTCGCGGTCGGCATCGGCATCGTGCTGGGCGCGCCGCTCGCTCTGGGGGTGCACGGCGCCAAGGCCACGGCGCGGTTGGGAAGCACGGCCACCACGGGCGGGCTGGGGAACCCCGTGCTGAGCGTGCTGGAGGACGTCGCGGCGGTGGGCGCGATCGTGATCGCGTTCCTGGCGCCGCTGCTTGCGCTGGTGCTGGTGGCGGTGCTGCTGTTCGTCCTCTTCCGCTTCGCGCGCCGCATCCGCCGGTTGACGCGACGCCAGCCGGGCTAA